Proteins from a single region of Streptococcus oralis:
- a CDS encoding TIGR02206 family membrane protein — protein sequence MFHQFITRSQTVPPPISLFWYGIMMLTLVLCIYGALAYHNNPKFVRLFKGIQILQLLALYSWYVGFGIPFSNSLPFYHCRLAMFAVVFLPDKWRSKQYFALLGASGAVFALVYPVFDPYDFPHITSFSFLIGHYALLVNSLIYLMNHYDKTLLKKYMIVAYTFILNLFLVGVNQVTGGNYGLLNKTPFIPDAPLWLKYLLVSVILSLALVLFDILFKKRWQKRNQVKSVL from the coding sequence ATGTTCCATCAATTTATCACCAGATCTCAAACGGTTCCTCCTCCCATTTCACTCTTTTGGTATGGGATTATGATGCTTACTTTAGTGCTTTGTATTTATGGAGCACTTGCTTATCACAATAATCCGAAATTTGTCCGCTTGTTTAAGGGGATTCAGATCCTCCAGTTACTAGCCCTTTATAGTTGGTATGTTGGTTTTGGAATTCCCTTTTCTAATAGCCTTCCTTTTTACCATTGCCGTTTGGCTATGTTTGCGGTGGTTTTCTTGCCAGATAAATGGCGGAGCAAGCAATATTTCGCCCTCTTAGGAGCAAGTGGAGCGGTCTTTGCGCTGGTTTACCCCGTTTTTGACCCCTATGATTTTCCCCATATCACCAGCTTTTCATTTTTGATTGGGCACTATGCCCTTCTAGTGAATTCCTTGATTTACTTGATGAATCACTATGACAAGACCTTGCTCAAGAAATATATGATTGTAGCCTATACCTTTATTCTCAACCTCTTTCTAGTTGGGGTTAATCAGGTGACGGGTGGAAATTATGGTTTGTTAAACAAGACACCTTTTATTCCGGATGCCCCCTTGTGGTTAAAATATCTTCTTGTGTCCGTCATCCTTTCGCTGGCTCTGGTTCTCTTTGATATCTTGTTCAAGAAACGGTGGCAAAAGAGAAATCAGGTAAAATCAGTACTCTAG
- the gatA gene encoding Asp-tRNA(Asn)/Glu-tRNA(Gln) amidotransferase subunit GatA, whose amino-acid sequence MTFNNKTIEDLHNLLVSKEISATELIQATLEDIKSRETAINAFVTIAEEQALAQAKAIDEAGIDVDNVLSGIPLAVKDNISTDGILTTAASKMLYNYEPIFDATAVANAKAKGMIVVGKTNMDEFAMGGSGETSHYGTTKNAWDHSKVPGGSSSGSAAAVASGQVRLSLGSDTGGSIRQPAAFNGIVGLKPTYGTVSRFGLIAFGSSLDQIGPFAPTVKENALLLNAIASEDAKDSTSAPVRIADFTSKIGQDIKGMKIALPKEYLGEGIDPEVKETILNAAKHFEKLGAIVEEVSLPHSKYGVAVYYIIASSEASSNLQRFDGIRYGYRAEDASNLDEIYVNSRSQGFGEEVKRRIMLGTFSLSSGYYDAYYKKAGQVRTLIIQDFENVFADYDLILGPTAPSVAYDLDSLNHDPVAMYLADLLTIPVNLAGLPGISIPAGFAQGLPVGLQLIGPKYSEETIYQAAAAFEATTDYHKQQPVIFGGDN is encoded by the coding sequence ATGACTTTTAATAACAAAACTATTGAAGACTTGCACAACCTCCTTGTCTCTAAGGAAATTTCAGCAACTGAATTGATCCAAGCAACGCTTGAAGATATTAAATCTCGAGAAACAGCTATCAACGCATTTGTCACTATCGCCGAGGAGCAAGCCCTCGCTCAAGCTAAGGCTATTGATGAAGCTGGAATTGACGTGGACAATGTTCTTTCAGGAATTCCACTGGCTGTTAAGGATAATATCTCTACCGACGGTATCCTCACAACTGCTGCCTCAAAAATGCTCTACAACTACGAGCCTATCTTTGATGCGACAGCCGTTGCCAATGCCAAAGCCAAAGGTATGATTGTTGTTGGGAAAACCAACATGGACGAGTTTGCCATGGGTGGTTCAGGTGAGACTTCCCACTATGGTACCACTAAAAATGCTTGGGACCACAGCAAGGTTCCTGGTGGTTCATCAAGTGGTTCAGCCGCAGCTGTAGCTTCAGGGCAAGTCCGCTTGTCACTTGGTTCTGATACGGGTGGTTCCATCCGCCAACCTGCCGCCTTCAACGGGATTGTTGGTCTCAAACCAACCTACGGAACGGTTTCTCGTTTCGGTCTCATTGCCTTCGGTAGCTCATTAGACCAGATTGGCCCTTTCGCTCCAACTGTTAAAGAAAATGCCCTCTTGCTCAATGCGATTGCCAGCGAAGATGCTAAAGACTCTACTTCTGCTCCTGTCCGCATTGCCGACTTTACTTCAAAAATTGGTCAAGACATCAAGGGAATGAAAATTGCTTTGCCTAAGGAATACCTTGGTGAAGGGATTGACCCAGAGGTTAAGGAAACCATTCTGAATGCAGCCAAACACTTTGAAAAACTTGGTGCCATCGTCGAAGAAGTCAGCCTTCCTCACTCTAAATACGGTGTTGCCGTTTACTACATCATCGCTTCATCAGAAGCCTCATCAAACTTGCAACGCTTTGACGGTATCCGTTATGGCTACCGCGCAGAAGATGCAAGCAACCTTGATGAAATCTATGTAAACAGCCGTAGCCAAGGTTTCGGTGAAGAAGTGAAACGCCGTATCATGCTTGGAACATTTAGCCTTTCATCAGGTTACTATGATGCCTACTACAAGAAAGCTGGTCAGGTCCGTACCCTCATTATCCAAGATTTCGAAAACGTCTTTGCGGATTACGACTTAATTTTGGGACCAACTGCACCAAGCGTTGCCTACGACTTGGATTCTCTCAACCACGACCCAGTTGCCATGTACTTGGCTGATCTTTTGACCATCCCCGTCAACTTGGCAGGTCTTCCAGGAATTTCGATTCCTGCTGGATTTGCTCAAGGTCTCCCAGTCGGTCTCCAATTGATCGGTCCTAAATACTCTGAGGAAACCATTTACCAAGCTGCTGCTGCCTTTGAAGCAACAACAGACTACCACAAACAACAACCCGTGATTTTTGGAGGTGACAACTAA
- a CDS encoding peptide chain release factor 3 — translation MTIQEEIKKRRTFAIISHPDAGKTTITEQLLYFGGEIREAGTVKGKKTGTFAKSDWMDIEKQRGISVTSSVMQFDYDGKRVNILDTPGHEDFSEDTYRTLMAVDAAVMVVDSAKGIEAQTKKLFEVVKHRGIPVFTFMNKLDRDGREPLDLLQELEEVLGIASYPMNWPIGMGKAFEGLYDLYNQRLELYKGDERFASLEDGDKLFGNNPFYEQVKEDIELLNEAGNEFSEEAILAGDLTPVFFGSALTNFGVQTFLETFLKFAPEPHGHKKTDGEIVDPYDKDFSGFVFKIQANMDPRHRDRIAFVRIVSGEFERGMSVNLPRTGKTAKLSNVTQFMAESRENVTNAVAGDIIGVYDTGTYQVGDTLTVGKNKFEFEPLPTFTPEIFMKVSAKNVMKQKSFHKGIEQLVQEGAIQLYKNYQTGEYMLGAVGQLQFEVFKHRMEGEYNAEVVMSPMGKKTVRWIKPEDLDERMSSSRNILAKDRFDQPVFLFENDFALRWFADKYPDVELEEKM, via the coding sequence ATGACTATTCAAGAAGAAATTAAGAAACGCCGTACCTTTGCCATCATCTCCCACCCGGACGCGGGGAAAACAACCATCACTGAGCAGTTGCTCTACTTTGGGGGCGAGATTCGTGAGGCTGGTACTGTAAAAGGGAAGAAAACAGGGACTTTTGCTAAGTCTGACTGGATGGATATCGAGAAACAACGTGGGATTTCGGTCACTTCATCTGTGATGCAATTTGACTACGACGGCAAACGCGTCAACATCCTAGACACTCCAGGGCACGAGGATTTCTCAGAGGATACCTATCGTACCTTAATGGCGGTGGATGCTGCGGTCATGGTCGTCGATTCTGCCAAGGGTATCGAGGCCCAAACCAAGAAATTGTTTGAGGTTGTCAAGCACCGTGGCATTCCAGTCTTTACCTTTATGAACAAGCTGGACCGTGATGGTCGTGAGCCACTGGATCTCTTGCAGGAGTTGGAAGAAGTCCTAGGTATTGCCAGCTATCCGATGAACTGGCCCATCGGGATGGGGAAAGCCTTTGAAGGCTTGTATGACCTCTATAACCAACGCTTGGAACTCTATAAAGGGGATGAGCGTTTTGCCAGTCTAGAAGATGGGGACAAGCTCTTTGGCAACAATCCATTCTACGAGCAAGTCAAAGAGGATATTGAACTTTTGAATGAAGCTGGAAATGAATTCTCGGAGGAAGCTATTCTTGCAGGTGATTTGACTCCGGTATTTTTTGGATCAGCCTTGACTAACTTTGGTGTGCAGACCTTCCTTGAGACTTTCCTTAAGTTTGCTCCAGAGCCACATGGACACAAGAAAACAGACGGCGAAATTGTCGATCCTTATGACAAGGATTTTTCTGGATTTGTCTTTAAAATCCAAGCCAACATGGACCCTCGTCACCGTGACCGCATTGCCTTTGTCCGTATCGTATCAGGTGAGTTTGAGCGAGGGATGAGTGTCAATCTGCCTCGTACTGGTAAGACTGCCAAGCTTTCTAATGTTACCCAGTTTATGGCGGAAAGTCGTGAGAATGTGACAAACGCTGTTGCAGGAGATATCATCGGGGTTTACGATACAGGTACTTATCAGGTTGGGGACACCTTGACGGTTGGAAAAAACAAGTTTGAATTTGAACCACTGCCAACCTTTACCCCTGAGATTTTCATGAAAGTTTCTGCTAAGAACGTCATGAAGCAAAAATCCTTCCACAAGGGTATCGAACAATTGGTGCAGGAAGGAGCTATTCAGCTTTATAAGAATTACCAAACAGGCGAGTACATGCTGGGTGCTGTCGGACAACTTCAGTTTGAAGTCTTTAAGCACCGCATGGAAGGCGAGTACAATGCAGAAGTAGTCATGAGCCCGATGGGTAAAAAGACCGTTCGTTGGATCAAGCCTGAGGACTTGGATGAACGGATGTCCTCAAGCCGCAATATCTTGGCCAAAGACCGTTTTGACCAACCAGTCTTCCTCTTTGAAAATGACTTTGCCCTTCGCTGGTTTGCGGATAAGTATCCAGACGTAGAGTTGGAGGAGAAGATGTAA
- the gatC gene encoding Asp-tRNA(Asn)/Glu-tRNA(Gln) amidotransferase subunit GatC has product MKITQEEVTHVANLSKLKFSEEETAAFATTLSKIVDMVELLGEVNTTGVAPTTTMADRKTVLRPDVAEEGTDRDRLFKNVPEKENYYIKVPAILDDGGDA; this is encoded by the coding sequence ATGAAAATTACGCAAGAAGAGGTAACACACGTTGCCAATCTTTCAAAATTAAAATTCTCTGAAGAAGAAACTGCTGCCTTTGCGACAACCTTGTCTAAAATTGTTGACATGGTTGAATTGCTAGGCGAAGTGAACACAACTGGTGTCGCACCTACTACGACCATGGCTGACCGCAAGACTGTACTCCGCCCTGATGTGGCTGAAGAAGGAACAGACCGCGATCGCTTGTTTAAAAACGTACCTGAAAAAGAAAACTACTATATCAAGGTACCAGCTATCCTAGACGATGGAGGAGATGCCTAA
- the gatB gene encoding Asp-tRNA(Asn)/Glu-tRNA(Gln) amidotransferase subunit GatB: MNFETVIGLEVHVELNTNSKIFSPTSAHFGNDQNANTNVIDWSFPGVLPVLNKGVVDAGIKAALALNMDIHKKMHFDRKNYFYPDNPKAYQISQFDEPIGYNGWIEVELEDGTTKKIGIERAHLEEDAGKNTHGTDGYSYVDLNRQGVPLIEIVSEADMRSPEEAYAYLTALKEVIQYAGISDVKMEEGSMRVDANISLRPYGQEKFGTKTELKNLNSFSNVRKGLEYEVQRQAEILRSGGQIRQETRRYDEANKATILMRVKEGAADYRYFPEPDLPLFEISDEWIEEMRTELPEFPKERRARYVADLGLSDYDASQLTANKVTSDFFEKAVALGGDAKQVSNWLQGEVAQFLNAEGKTLEQIELTPENLVEMIAIIEDGTISSKIAKKVFVHLAKNGGGAREYVEKAGLVQISDPDVLIPIIHQVFADNEAAVADFKSGKRNADKAFTGFLMKATKGQANPQVALKLLAQELAKLKESE; the protein is encoded by the coding sequence ATGAACTTTGAAACAGTCATTGGACTTGAAGTCCACGTAGAGCTCAACACCAATTCAAAAATCTTCTCACCTACTTCTGCCCACTTTGGAAATGACCAAAATGCCAACACTAACGTGATTGACTGGTCCTTCCCAGGAGTTCTGCCAGTTCTCAATAAAGGTGTTGTCGATGCTGGTATCAAGGCAGCTCTTGCCCTCAATATGGACATCCACAAGAAGATGCACTTTGACCGCAAGAACTACTTCTATCCTGATAATCCAAAAGCCTACCAAATTTCTCAGTTTGATGAACCAATCGGCTACAACGGCTGGATTGAAGTGGAGCTAGAAGACGGCACGACTAAGAAAATCGGTATCGAACGCGCTCACCTAGAAGAAGATGCTGGTAAAAATACCCACGGTACAGATGGCTACTCTTATGTAGACCTCAACCGCCAAGGGGTGCCTTTGATTGAGATCGTGTCTGAAGCCGACATGCGTTCTCCTGAAGAAGCCTATGCTTATCTAACTGCCCTCAAGGAAGTCATCCAGTACGCTGGCATTTCAGACGTTAAGATGGAAGAAGGTTCTATGCGTGTGGATGCTAACATCTCGCTTCGTCCTTATGGTCAAGAAAAATTCGGTACCAAAACTGAGTTGAAAAACCTCAACTCCTTCTCGAACGTTCGCAAGGGTCTTGAGTACGAAGTCCAACGTCAGGCTGAAATTCTTCGCTCAGGTGGTCAAATCCGCCAAGAAACACGCCGTTACGATGAAGCTAACAAGGCAACCATCCTCATGCGTGTCAAGGAAGGCGCTGCTGACTACCGCTACTTCCCAGAACCAGACCTACCCCTCTTTGAAATCTCAGATGAGTGGATTGAGGAAATGCGCACTGAATTGCCAGAGTTTCCAAAGGAACGCCGTGCACGCTACGTTGCTGACCTTGGCTTGTCAGACTACGATGCTAGTCAGTTGACTGCAAATAAGGTCACTTCTGACTTCTTTGAAAAAGCTGTTGCACTCGGTGGCGATGCCAAACAAGTTTCTAACTGGCTCCAAGGTGAAGTTGCTCAGTTCTTGAACGCCGAAGGTAAAACACTAGAACAAATCGAATTGACACCAGAAAACTTGGTAGAAATGATTGCCATCATCGAAGACGGCACGATCTCTTCTAAGATTGCCAAGAAAGTCTTTGTCCACCTAGCTAAAAATGGCGGTGGCGCGCGTGAATACGTGGAAAAAGCAGGCTTGGTGCAAATCTCAGATCCAGATGTTCTGATTCCAATCATCCACCAAGTCTTTGCGGATAACGAAGCTGCCGTTGCCGACTTCAAGTCAGGCAAACGCAACGCAGACAAGGCCTTCACAGGATTCCTTATGAAGGCAACCAAAGGCCAAGCCAACCCACAAGTTGCCCTTAAACTCCTTGCACAAGAATTGGCGAAGTTGAAAGAAAGTGAGTAA